The segment GCAAAGCTAACCAGCTCCACACAGGGTAGTATCTGCATCTACATCCCTTGAATATATGTTGCTCTGTTACCAGTTCTGTAATCATCATGCTCTAATAAACTCTGcattgtttttttattatcagAGGTGATATTTCTTTTCACTCAAAAGTTAGCAGCCTTTTGTCtctaaatattaatttctgtatAAATCACTTTGTCCATATAGGTGCTTTGTGCAGTTACAGCTCTTTGCAGGagttaaatattttgtaaaaagaGCTCAGTGTTTTATTGTTGCTTTTTTGCAACAGCTGCACAAGCATTAAAGAAGGAAGATACTTGATTTTCTTGTTGCTGTAGCACTAGTTGAAATGTAGTTATTAAGGTTGCAAATTTTTTATGGAGGGACCAGATCTGTGTTTTTAGGAAGCAAGGGAAAATAACTGGTGTACAAGATCAGCTGGTTTCCTATCAAGAGAGTACCTCTTCAATTTATGTATCCTGGAATTAGTAGGAAACAGTAAGATTTATTAGAAATTTGGATCCTGGCttacccaggaaaaaaaatcacctattTGTTATTGAGGGCACAAAAAATACTGGAGCTACAGAGGCACATATGGAAAAATACAGTATCAAGCGAGTGTGTCCtcatcattaaaatattttgtcacaCATATCATTAAAGTAGTCATAATTCTTGGGCcgtttttgttcctttttgattttttacaGCAGCAAAAGGAGATCGGAGTTTGATTTGATAGAAGAGTTTTATCATGTATCACATGGGGAAGCTGAAGCCTGTGGCTCAGATGAAGTGAGGAGAATATTGCAGAGCCTTTCACATGTTTTCTGAATGAATGCAATCACAAGTTTTTTGTTAAAgcatgaaaaaaggaaataggaaAGCCATGTAAAAATGTCACACAGCAAGCTCTTCCAGTAAGCACTTTCTTTTGGCACTGTATCCCCACATCTCTTACTACTGTCTGGATTGCTAAAGAGCCCCTCACTGCTTCTTAGGGAGAGGTAGtatgaaattgcatttttgttgCATTTGAATGTACTCTTGTGATTTCTAAGTGTTTAGGAGAGAAACCAGCATTTTACAAAGAGAATATTGTGCTGTCTGGCTACCTCAGAAAAGTCACAGAAGAGCATAGAGAGCTGCTTGCAGGGAATGTCATTGTGACACTCAACACTAACACATTTTAGTAACCAGATATTGTTTCAGTATTTGTGTTGAAGACACTGTATAATGCACTGAAACAggccaggtttttttttttgtgtaggaTTGTAAATGGAACTATTCAAGGTAGTGTCAGCATGTGCCCGACATGTCTTAAATTGAAAATTTGGCAAcaggatttgaggattttttttcctgaaacttgaattttatttaatcGGTTGTAAAATTTTTGGATGACACCTCCCCTAGTGTTTTTAAATCTTTAGATGTCATTATAAAATAGTATATGAAAAAGGGAGACCTTTTTGCCTGGGAGCAGGAAGACAACACTTCGGGTTTGGATTTGGGTCTTTTTGTgctttgatttgggttttttaatcaaaaagtATAGCTTCTGTCGGTAATGTGAGTAGAAACACTTTCTTTCCTTCAGTTCCACATCATCATCTTCACCCCTTGCCACCCACATTTCTAGGATCTTTTTGAACCTTTTTCCCCTGCTACTGCTTTCTCTTGAATCACCCAAATAGGAAGtttccaaaacacaaacatttggCCCACATCTTCAGACTGGAAGAAAGAGCCTGGTTTTGTGCAAAGGCTCCCACTGGCACATTCTTCTTCCTCCAGTGTCCAGGGGGGTTCACCACATTTTTGGAGGTGGATGAGGTGGCAGCTGCCCTGTGAGACCCTGctaagggagggagggagtgcaGGAGCCAGTAAGACAGGAGCTTTGGGCTGACAGCATTTTCTGCTTATTCCCAGTTGGGATGGGGTGGAGTGGTGGCACTTGTCTGAGCACCTGTTGTATGATGGGGAACTTGAGCTGTGAGGGATGGATGCTCTCACCTTTTTCTGGTTCATTAAGAGCTGCACTCAGGTCTTACCATCCTTCTATAGAAAATGAGTTCTGCAAAGACTTGCTGTCACTTGCAAGCATGGAGAAATATCTCTTCTGGCTAGGAGTTTTGTCTCTGGACAGGGTGTCTGTCTGGAACCACAGAGGTTCAGTTGACTTTTTTATCTTTGCAGTGTTTGAGACTGGCTACATCTGTCATGCAGGTGGTGACTGTGTTCTTCAAAAGAGTGAGGTGAATGAAAGCAGCTGCTCTCTTGAAGGTTTGCCAAAGTCAATCTCCTAACAAATCCATCATTTGCTTCCTTCTTAATTGCAAATAAGACAATCAGAGAGGCAGGCCAAGACAGTAAGTGAAAAGGGAGAAGATGACTGACATTCAGTGAGGAGTTATGGATTAGCCAGTAAATCATCTGCAAATGAGGTTTTACTACTAAAAATGCTTGATGCCGTGGTGGGCTCAATAGTCAGATTGAAAAGTGGAAGGGTGGAACAAAACACTGGTTCAGTGctgaagcaggaggaggaggagcagatgAAGTACATACAGGACATCACCAAAAGAATATGCATGAAGGCCGAAGAAATGCAAGGTTGACAATGCTAACAAAGCCGGGACACCAACAGCATCAAAAGCTGTCTTGAAACCCGGCTGGAGTGATTGTAGAAGCCCACAATGAGAAAACTTTCAGATTTTCTTAAACCATGAAACTTCTTAGTTGTTTAatcctctcccttcccaccactgccactgATGCTTCAGAAGAATGTTCATCTGACTCTGAAGGATTGCCTCCCACTTGTTTCCATAGGCATTTTTTGTTGCATCAAACAAAGGAAGGCACTGGCAGCAGTTGGGTCTTGCTAGTAGCACACccacatttcatttcttctaAAAGAGCTGATTGCCCAAACACTTACACTTTTGTAGATGAAGAATTCAGCCAAAGAGAAAATATGCTAATAATTTTCTAAGCTGCTAATAACTGCAGTTTACTGAAGTACTGCAGCATTGTAGAAGTGACACTAATTGCCCTGTTGCATCTTGACTTAGACGGAAATGAACACACTTTCAGAGATTGTGTAAGTGTAACACCAACTTCTGGAAAATCTGGGTCTTAGCAGTTTAAGGGCATCACTGTGAATGCCATATGGCTGACTATGGTTAGTTTTGAATGCAGCCCTTTTCCCATTCACAGGTCTTTGTGATGGTGCAGGCTTTGAAAAGCCTTCTCCCTGCAGGCAACAAATACAAAGCTGCTGGTGCGGGCTTACGGAGGGGGAGCAAAAACAACCCCCTGGAAAGCTCACATCCTCCCACCAAAGAGCTGAGGCttgggggctgtgctgtcccactgCCCCCCTCCTCCAAACCTCTTCCCACCCTTGATGGCtcatcccagcctgtgccattTTCCCACACCCAGACAGTTATCCTGGGCAGGTGCTGTGGCCTGGACTGTCTTCAAAAGCTTTGTTTTGCCATCTGCTTCTGTCCTTAGCTATCTCAGTTCTCTTTTTCAAGTAATTCATCAGCAGATTGATTTCTGCTCCTCGCAGGAGTGTCTGAAGCATAATCTTCATTGCCATGACCTCACAAAGTTGTCCCCAGACTCTGCCAAAatgttttgagggaaaaaaatgggtgattttttaaaatgcatttttttactCTCCTAGCAATCCTCACCGGCTTCTCTGCCATGCTGGGAGTCCTTCTCCATGCTCAGTGATTAATAACCCCTGGCACAGAAAGGCTCCTCCAATAAGAAGCAGCGTTTCCTTATAGGTTTTACTGCATAATTGTCTGTTTTGCTACGTAATTACATGTCCCACACTAATTGCATGGACACATGCACTTCCAGAACTACACACTGTCACAAATGCACACCCTGATTAGACTGTTACATGCATGTGCCTGAAGTGTGAGTTATGGATTGCAGCTGGATGGGCTCTTACTTGCTAAGAGATTTAGGCAAAAAACTGCACCTGCGGTTCTCTTGCTGATCTTGAATATCGAAATAAGACATGAACGGAAGTGGTTCACAATTAGTGCAGTGGTGGAAATAGATGTGCTTTGGTGAATGCAGTCTCTGGGACAATCAGGTATATTTCCAGTTCTGTGGTGTGTAGCTACAAGAAGCACAGGAACAAGGGACCCTTTGGCTCTGGtttggctctgcagggagataTGTTTCAGGGGCAGGAGAATACATCTGCATTAACTGGTTTTGTGTCCATCCAAGATACATTTTTGTAGCTACAGAGGACATAGTTAGCTACCAATGTCACTAGTGACTTTGATCTGTCAGATTAGAAGCAATTATTAGCAGGAGCTTAATTGCGTACCCATGGTTAGTGTGAGAGGGGGTAACTGTCAGTCCTGCACTTTGCAGACTGCTCTAGGTGCCACCATACTCCTTTTTGCACAAGCAAGTCAAGCAGGGAAAATGTAAACCCAAATATCAAAAAGGTATTGCAGTCTTAAATCCTGTCATCTGAGTACCTGTTCTGTATGTGGAGCCCTGACAGCAAATCAAGAACAATTCTTGCCCTTTCAGGTTAAAAGAAGCCTTTATCCATGATTCTTTCTTTCCCTACTTGAAAAAGTAAGCACTTTTTGTACTTAGTCTGTATTTATTTGCAGAGCATCTGATTTCTTGAATATATCATTAACAGCACTAAAGAGGAAACTGGCCacattttgatatttaaatgatgaaaaataCAATATCATTTAAGAAAAGAACTGCTATAAACTTCAGCTGGAATATTTCTAAGTtcaacagaaaatgaagaagtgAAGCAAGTAAAACCAGTGAAGTTTGTCAAGTAAAATATGTAGACAAAAGCagattgtttgtttttaaagattctTTTCCAATGTTTAGACAcaattaggaagaaaatatataatgGCTGAAGCCAGCATTTTCTTCAACTATGTACAACTACATAATTAGGAAGCTCTTCAGAGTGTTTTTAGAAAGAGCTTTTCTGGGTGAATGGCTGTAATTCCTTGAGGTATGTCAAATGCATTTGACTGCCTGTCTAAATCCAGTGACAGTGTGATTGTTCAGGTCACTGGTAAATGCCACTGTGCTCCTTGTTGATCATCTTCTGCTGCAGTGTGTATTAATAGCATGCTGGATAAGGGAGAGCATGCCAGGGTGACTATTAGACAATGGTGGTCTTGTTGGTAGCTACTCAGTTCATGGGGTTTGAGATCAGTGCCATTTGCTTTCAAAGTCAATGCCTCACACATAGAAACACACACGGAAAGCAAGACAGAGACCTCTGATCTCACCTTTCTGTATTTAAAGGTGAGTCAAAGGGGATGATGTATCACTTTTGGTTTTCATGATTTAGGAAGTTAGGAAGTGCTTTTTGAAGAACCATGTTCAAAATGTCCTCTTTGTTTTTGGCGGTTTGGATTGTTTTTGCCTTTTGGCAGTCTAGAATTATTGAGAAGTTAATTGACATGTTACCAGCTAAATCATTAGTTCCTTCAGACTTTACTCTCAGGAAGTTCATTAGACTGCTTGACCAGTAAAATCTGCCTATATATGATTGTAAGTAGCACTCATTTCAATCACCTCCTTGTGACCAGAGGCAACACATCAGGAGAAACATGAATCCAGTATGTCTGCTGTATATAAAGACCAAAGAAGTGGGAGGGAGGATACCATGACTGTGGTCCCTGTCACTCTCCTTTTGTTCTTCATGCTATGGGAGTTGCAGATGCTTCCTGTCTCCCAAGTGCAATTGTGTGTGGGTTTCCGTGTGGGAGGGAGAAAGACACCATGTCTTTCCAGCACTGTGTAATTCTACTCCATGTTTGTTGACCAGGATTGAGCCACTGAGAATTGAACATTCCCTACCGTTGCCACATCATTTTTCCTAACTTGGTGTGAATCACCAATTCTTTCAGCACATTAGCATCTCTTTCTGCGAAGCACAAGCAGTAATACTTTTTGTCAGTGGAAGCATTATAAGATTTCCTTTAGTTGTGTAAAGCATTTTTAGAGTACCAAGATGATAGCTGTTGTGTACTGCATGTGCAATTCTTTGAGGAATCTAAACTGCCAAGTTGCTGTTAACTTAGAAATTCAAAACTTACTCCTAGTCACAGACTTAAGACACAGGCATGAAATGTCTGTGACATTTAATGACAAAGTGAGGATGGCAAGTGAGTGGGAGATTGTTAAATGAAAGTTTGTAGTTGTTTTAGTACCTTTTCCAGCATATGGAATGGTAACTTcctatttttttgtattaatgTCTTGCCTTGCTTTCCCACGCTCTGAGGGAATGCTTTAATCTCAACTTTAAGAAGTGCTAGGATTTGTTTTCTAGATGGTGTTTGTGCTGCAAAAACTTAGGTGTTCTTTTTTTATGACTCCATAATTTTGctctcttttattttagaaatcttCCAGAATCCCTGAGGATGACATCAGgttaagaaaaaacagagacCAAAACTGTGCCAATTTCTTGGAGCCAGCTACTGTGCTTGCtacaaaggaagagaaaatggaaattgaagTTCCAGTTTCTGAACATAAAAGCATCACCACAGTGGCTTCACCACATCCCATAGACAATCCTACCCACTTCTTTTCCCCTGCTACCAGTCGAAATGGACTTAGGGACAGGCATGAATCTCTGGACAGTGAAGTTGCTAAAGAGATCAGATACCTAGATGAAGTGCTAGAGGCAAATTGCTGTGATTCTACTGCAGACAGTACATTTAATGGGACATCCTCCCCTGAACCAAGTTCAGTCTCCATTATGGATGGTTCAGAAGCATCTGCTAATGTCAATAAGGAGTCAGTATCcagtgaaaaggaagaaaatgtagCAGACAAGCAGGCATCCTTGGAAGTTGAGCCATGTGAAGCAAATACAATAGATGAGAACCTGAAATCAAATGGCCATTCCTTGGGTGGACTGAAAGAAGACACTAGGGAGAGTCTGAAGGTGCCAGGAAGTCCCACTTCTTCAAACAGTTCTAGAAGATCCTCTAAGGATGGAGAAACAACACTTACAGCACTTAAGAAAGAGGCAAAGTTTGAACTGCGAGCCTTCCACGAAGACAAAAAGCCCTCAAAGCTCTTcgaagaggaggaggaggagaaggaaaaatacagagTCCGCAAAGTAAGACCATCGGAAGAAATGATGGaacttgaaaaagaaagaagggaacTCATTAAAAGCCAGGCTGtcaagaaaaaccccaacattgCTGCGAAATGGTGGAACCCCCCTCAGGAGAAGCCCCTGGAGGATCAACTGGATGAAGAGCATCTGGAGTCTCACAAGAAGTACAAGGAGCGcaaggagaggcagcagcagcagcaaggtgCAGCACCTGCTTCCCCCAAACAGGTTGGCTGCTCTTCTGTATCCCCAGAGCCAGCCAATATAAAGAAAGAAGATATTGTCACAGAGCAAATTGACTTCTCGGCTGCCAGGAAGCAGTTCCAGCTGATGGAGCATTCAGGTCCATCTCAGGGTCAGGCCCCACCAAGGCGGTCAGGAACACCCAAAATGTTCTCCATCAAACCCTTCTACAAAAGCCTCAATTCTCCGTACGTGGACAGGCCGATGTCCTCTGTGACAAGACCCGTTTCTGTGTGTGGGCAGACTGGACAGCTTGAGGGTAACAATGCCACCGTTGtcaaagcacagaaagtctCGTGCAGCTCAGAGGATGACAAAAGCACTCAGGCTACTACGGCTGATACAGCGAGAGAGTTACCTTGCAGcgacagccccagagctggaccaGCCTCAAAACTGTGGGCGGAGGATGGAGAATTCATGAGTGCAAGGGCAGTCTTCACAATGGTGAAGGATGAAGGACAGGGAATTCTAGATCACTTCCCAAAGTCGGGCAGCGCCTCTTCGCCTCCAGAAGAACTTGACTCCGGTTTGGATGACTTGTCTGTCAGGTCTCAGGATACCACTGTCTTGGAGACCCTTTCCAATGACTTCAGCATGGATAACATAAGTGACAGCGGTGCCTCCAATGAGACCATGAGCGCCCTGCAGGAAAGTTCTCTAGCGGATTTCTCTCTGCCGCAGACCCCGCACGCCGAAACTCCGGCAGAGTGCAGGGCTGAAGGCATCTCCAAGTCTTTCAGTGACCCAGGCTGTGATTCACCCTCTTCTGCCTTGGCAGACTCCATGCTGATGGATGACCAGCTGGAGTACCACGCTGGCCTGCTGGTTCAAAACGCCATCCAACAAGCCATAGCTGAACAGGTGGACAAAGGAAACCCCAAGGAGGAAGAAATCCCAGCAGAGAAAGAGGTCTCAGCCAAAGAGcagccagccagcactgggcCAGCTCCAACCTCCAAGAAACATCAGAACCCAATGTTTGAGCCACCCCAGGTGTCTTCACCGGTTCAAGAAAAAAGGGACACCATACCAAAGACTCCGAAAGAGGAAGACTCAGGactcagggaagggaagagttTGCAGCAGTCACCCATGTACTCAGCTAGCCAGCCATTCCTTGTGGAGGAAAACAGGCATGAAGTCAGCTATTTCAGCAAGTATTCCGAGGCTGCGGAACTTCGGAGCACCGCCTCCATCCTGGCCACTCAGGAACCTGAAGTGACCGTGGGCCCTTTCAAGTTACGGTCAAGGAAACAGCGGACTTTGTCAATGATAGAAGAAGAGAtcagagctgcccaggagcGAGAAGAGGAGCTGAAGAGGCAGCGGCAGGGTCTGCAAATGGCACCAAGCCCTGTTACAAAGAGTGCGCCACCCATGCCCACCAGAACCGTGTCTTACAAAACTGCACCAGGTAAGAGCCCAAAGTGTCAGAGAGCAGAAGTGAGATGTGACTGAAGGGTCAGGTATGGTTTAATTTTATgtcattttcaaatgaaaacattcTATTGCAGGGGGTGGGAGGGCAGATGACTTCATCTGCCTGGAAACTGCCTGGGATAACTTAATTTTCTGGCTGTGAGCACACCTGCAGAAGGTTCTGGATTATCATAAATACAGTGCAGAGATGCTGATCATCCTTGCTAAACCCCCTTCTGTATTCACCCACTGCCACACTATAGCGTGACATGTCCCTCGCTGTGCTGCTCAGACCACCCACTGAAATTTAGGATCGTCTCAAGGAGGCACTGCAGCAGTTTTTACAGCTGTGTGGCTGTTTGAAAGACAAACATCCAAGGCCTTTCTTAGTAGGCTTCCTGTTCTCTTGCACATCATTAAAGAAGTGCAAAAGTACTGGAgatgtgcagattttggggtatgaatcagatttctttttctgtgagtTTTGCTTCCTGTTTTGAGGTTTTGGTCCTAATGTGCTTTTTTATATTCTAaatataatacagaaaaaatacatattgaAAAAGCCCAGAAACACACACTAGGCTTATTTCTGTCTAGCGATTTTTATTAAGCATATACCTGCATATGCTTTGCAAGTGCCTATGAGGTTTATTAACAGTGGTCATcatgaaaaattattcattttaccAAGAATACTTACATACTGTCTTTATTTCCACTGGTGTAAATACAAGCTAGTGGTAgtcattttcctttgaaagtCATGGTAAGCTTGAATAAGATGTAGATTTAGCCCACTACTCAATATGATTGTGAACTTGGAGTTTTATGGCGCACATAAATAGtgaatatttccttttgtttcttctgctaAGAGGGTGATCttaacatgtattttttaaaaaaaacttagtAAATATCAGTCTTTTCTTTGAAGGGTTGTTGTTATAACTTCTCTAGTACAGCATTTTTCATAAGGATCCTCTCTAATCGGAGGTGTTCTGAGAAATGTGTGACAAGATGTGCGATACAGGGCACCACAGACATCATAGGAGGACTTGTTTCATAAAAGTGTGCTCATGACTG is part of the Catharus ustulatus isolate bCatUst1 chromosome Z, bCatUst1.pri.v2, whole genome shotgun sequence genome and harbors:
- the PALM2AKAP2 gene encoding A-kinase anchor protein 2 isoform X6, which translates into the protein MAEAELHKERLQAIAEKRKRQTEIEGKRQQLEDQILQLQHFKSKALREKWLLQGIPAGSAEEEEARRKQSEEDELKVKKLEENIHRLEQEIQKLESEESQISAKEQIILEKLKETEKSFDNLQKSFSHQDGGAGGLAMLLKDPSGPCSCEGSEAKEGAGKSSRIPEDDIRLRKNRDQNCANFLEPATVLATKEEKMEIEVPVSEHKSITTVASPHPIDNPTHFFSPATSRNGLRDRHESLDSEVAKEIRYLDEVLEANCCDSTADSTFNGTSSPEPSSVSIMDGSEASANVNKESVSSEKEENVADKQASLEVEPCEANTIDENLKSNGHSLGGLKEDTRESLKVPGSPTSSNSSRRSSKDGETTLTALKKEAKFELRAFHEDKKPSKLFEEEEEEKEKYRVRKVRPSEEMMELEKERRELIKSQAVKKNPNIAAKWWNPPQEKPLEDQLDEEHLESHKKYKERKERQQQQQGAAPASPKQVGCSSVSPEPANIKKEDIVTEQIDFSAARKQFQLMEHSGPSQGQAPPRRSGTPKMFSIKPFYKSLNSPYVDRPMSSVTRPVSVCGQTGQLEGNNATVVKAQKVSCSSEDDKSTQATTADTARELPCSDSPRAGPASKLWAEDGEFMSARAVFTMVKDEGQGILDHFPKSGSASSPPEELDSGLDDLSVRSQDTTVLETLSNDFSMDNISDSGASNETMSALQESSLADFSLPQTPHAETPAECRAEGISKSFSDPGCDSPSSALADSMLMDDQLEYHAGLLVQNAIQQAIAEQVDKGNPKEEEIPAEKEVSAKEQPASTGPAPTSKKHQNPMFEPPQVSSPVQEKRDTIPKTPKEEDSGLREGKSLQQSPMYSASQPFLVEENRHEVSYFSKYSEAAELRSTASILATQEPEVTVGPFKLRSRKQRTLSMIEEEIRAAQEREEELKRQRQGLQMAPSPVTKSAPPMPTRTVSYKTAPGKIEKIKPPASPTTEGPASQLDPPPEESAGAQRPKNLMQTLMEDYETHKTKRRERMDDSAYTCKLLSSKVTSEVLEATRVNRRKSALALRWEAGIYANREEDE
- the PALM2AKAP2 gene encoding A-kinase anchor protein 2 isoform X4 — its product is MEINVEKDKQTGETKIVSASPVGPDEAHQRGFKVYDDGSKVVYEVHSGGTVVENGVHKLSSKDVDELMQKAGQSSVKGGYETMTVSDRNVVADGNLSHMKEQMLFKEAKLEMVHKSSKGRVVNPQPQDKPCGGETPEASADQPVTMIFMGYQNIDDEEETKKVLGYDETIKAELVLIDEDDEKSLREKTVTDVSTMDGNAAELVSGRPLSDTTEPSSPEGKEESLPLEAAPGAGGLAMLLKDPSGPCSCEGSEAKEGAGKSSRIPEDDIRLRKNRDQNCANFLEPATVLATKEEKMEIEVPVSEHKSITTVASPHPIDNPTHFFSPATSRNGLRDRHESLDSEVAKEIRYLDEVLEANCCDSTADSTFNGTSSPEPSSVSIMDGSEASANVNKESVSSEKEENVADKQASLEVEPCEANTIDENLKSNGHSLGGLKEDTRESLKVPGSPTSSNSSRRSSKDGETTLTALKKEAKFELRAFHEDKKPSKLFEEEEEEKEKYRVRKVRPSEEMMELEKERRELIKSQAVKKNPNIAAKWWNPPQEKPLEDQLDEEHLESHKKYKERKERQQQQQGAAPASPKQVGCSSVSPEPANIKKEDIVTEQIDFSAARKQFQLMEHSGPSQGQAPPRRSGTPKMFSIKPFYKSLNSPYVDRPMSSVTRPVSVCGQTGQLEGNNATVVKAQKVSCSSEDDKSTQATTADTARELPCSDSPRAGPASKLWAEDGEFMSARAVFTMVKDEGQGILDHFPKSGSASSPPEELDSGLDDLSVRSQDTTVLETLSNDFSMDNISDSGASNETMSALQESSLADFSLPQTPHAETPAECRAEGISKSFSDPGCDSPSSALADSMLMDDQLEYHAGLLVQNAIQQAIAEQVDKGNPKEEEIPAEKEVSAKEQPASTGPAPTSKKHQNPMFEPPQVSSPVQEKRDTIPKTPKEEDSGLREGKSLQQSPMYSASQPFLVEENRHEVSYFSKYSEAAELRSTASILATQEPEVTVGPFKLRSRKQRTLSMIEEEIRAAQEREEELKRQRQGLQMAPSPVTKSAPPMPTRTVSYKTAPGKIEKIKPPASPTTEGPASQLDPPPEESAGAQRPKNLMQTLMEDYETHKTKRRERMDDSAYTCKLLSSKVTSEVLEATRVNRRKSALALRWEAGIYANREEDE
- the PALM2AKAP2 gene encoding A-kinase anchor protein 2 isoform X7 → MEIEVPVSEHKSITTVASPHPIDNPTHFFSPATSRNGLRDRHESLDSEVAKEIRYLDEVLEANCCDSTADSTFNGTSSPEPSSVSIMDGSEASANVNKESVSSEKEENVADKQASLEVEPCEANTIDENLKSNGHSLGGLKEDTRESLKVPGSPTSSNSSRRSSKDGETTLTALKKEAKFELRAFHEDKKPSKLFEEEEEEKEKYRVRKVRPSEEMMELEKERRELIKSQAVKKNPNIAAKWWNPPQEKPLEDQLDEEHLESHKKYKERKERQQQQQGAAPASPKQVGCSSVSPEPANIKKEDIVTEQIDFSAARKQFQLMEHSGPSQGQAPPRRSGTPKMFSIKPFYKSLNSPYVDRPMSSVTRPVSVCGQTGQLEGNNATVVKAQKVSCSSEDDKSTQATTADTARELPCSDSPRAGPASKLWAEDGEFMSARAVFTMVKDEGQGILDHFPKSGSASSPPEELDSGLDDLSVRSQDTTVLETLSNDFSMDNISDSGASNETMSALQESSLADFSLPQTPHAETPAECRAEGISKSFSDPGCDSPSSALADSMLMDDQLEYHAGLLVQNAIQQAIAEQVDKGNPKEEEIPAEKEVSAKEQPASTGPAPTSKKHQNPMFEPPQVSSPVQEKRDTIPKTPKEEDSGLREGKSLQQSPMYSASQPFLVEENRHEVSYFSKYSEAAELRSTASILATQEPEVTVGPFKLRSRKQRTLSMIEEEIRAAQEREEELKRQRQGLQMAPSPVTKSAPPMPTRTVSYKTAPGKIEKIKPPASPTTEGPASQLDPPPEESAGAQRPKNLMQTLMEDYETHKTKRRERMDDSAYTCKLLSSKVTSEVLEATRVNRRKSALALRWEAGIYANREEDE